CGGACCCCCGCCGATCATCCCCGCAAGGCGGATGACCGCGACGGTGGGCCTGCGGTTCAGGAAGGGGATCATATGTCTCATGCCGCCCGATGTAGAGTGCGAGGGCATGACAAACAAGGCAGCCCGTGCATCTGATCGCCCTTCCCCGGCGTTTCCCCTGTTCTCGCGCGAAAAAGATCACGCGAGAGGGTCATGATTTGATGCGGTATCCGGTCTTGAAGATCATCCAAACCGCCGCAAGGCAGAGGCCAAAGAACACAGCGACCGCCAAAAGACTGTATCCGATCCCCACATCCGCCACCCCGAAAAACGCCCAGCGAAACCCTGAGATGAGGTAAACAACCGGGTTGAACAGCGTCACCACCTGCCACGCCGGCGGCAACATCGAGATGGAATAGAACGCCCCCCCAAGAAACACGAGCGGCGTGATCACCAACAGCGGGATCAATTGCAATTGCTGAAAATTCTCGGCCCAAATGCCGATGATGAAGCCAAAAAGGGCAAAGGACAGACAGATCATCACCAAAAACAGCACCATGATCCAAGGATGCTGAATATCGAGATCAACAAACAGGCTGGCCGTGATCAGGATCACCGAGCCGATCATCAACGCCTTGGTCGCCGCCGCGCCAACGTAACCCAGCACGATTTCTAGGAAATTGACCGGGGCCGAGAGCAATTCAAAGATCGTGCCGATGAATTTCGGGAAATAGATCCCGAAAGAGGCGTTGGAAATTGCCTGCGTCATCACGCTGAGCATGATCAGGCCGGGCACGATAAAGGCGGCATAGCTCACACCCTCCACCTCTTGGATCCGCCCACCAATGGCGGCACCAAAGACCACGAAATAGAGCGTGGTCGAAATGACCGGCGACAGCAGACTCTCCAGGATGGTGCGGAAAAACCGCTTCATCTCGTAGATGTAAATGGCGCGAATAGCGTGCAGGTTCATGCTGCGTCCTCCCGCACAAGGCCCACGAAAATCTCTTCGAGACTGCTCTGGCGTGTTTCGATGTCTCGTACCGACAGCCCCTCGGCAGCCAAGGCCTGCAAAAGCCGGGTGATGCCGGTGCCCTCGCCGCGTGTGTCATAATGATAGATCAACGCCTGACCGTCCGGGGCCTGTTCCAGATCATAGCCAGAGAGAGCCTCTGGCACGTGCTCAAGCGGCGACACCAGATCAATCCGCAAGGATTTGCGCCCCATCCGACGCATCAGCGCGGCCTTGTCCTCGATCAACAGGATTTCTCCCTTGTTGATGACCGCGATCCGGTCGGCCATGGCCTCGGCCTCTTCCAGATAATGCGTGGTCAGGATGATGGTCACGCCGCTTTCTTTCAACCCGCGCACCACCTCCCACATATCCCGGCGCAACTCCACATCGACGCCCGCCGTCGGCTCGTCGAGAAACAGAACACGCGGCTCGTGACAGAGCGCCTTGGCGATCAGAACCCGGCGCTTCATCCCACCCGAAAGCTCGCGAATCCGGTTGTTGCGCTTATCCCAAAGCGAGAGTTGCCGCAAAATACGCTCTATCAGCGCCTCATCCGGCGACCGCCCGAATAGCCCCCTTGAAAAGCGCACGGTGTTGATGACCTTTTCGAAAGGTTCCAACGCAATTTCCTGTGGCACAAGGCCGATCATCGCCCGCGCGGCACGATAGCCGGTCACAATGTCATGCCCCCCGACCGAAGCCCGCCCACCCGTCGGCGTGGTAATGCCGCAGAGTGTCGAAATCAGCGTCGTCTTGCCTGCCCCATTGGGACCAAGCAGCGCAAGGATTTCGCCCTCTTCTATGCTGAGTGTCACCGCGTTGAGCGCGACAAAGCCGCCCTTGTAGGTCTTGCTCAGACCCTCGACCGTTACGATAGCTGTCATAGATATTCCCCTTTGTGCGGAACCTAATCCATCGACACCCGAACGCAACGCGCATCCCGGCATAGGTCCCTGTGCGTCGATGCGCGGTGTCGCCGATCAAAGAACAGTCTGTTTTTGTGAGTTTGTTCATAGTTTGCCTGCATGATGCTAGAGTACCGACCACACGGGGTGGCGGGCCTGACGACGGCAAGGGGAACGGGATGATCAAGCATATATTCAGGCTTGTTCTGCTGGCGTGTACGCTGATGACGGGGGTCAGCCAAGCGCAGGCAGAACCGCGCATTCTGGTCATGGGTGATTCGCTTTTGGCGATGCACAAGCTGACTGGGCGTTCTGTTTCCTCGTCGGTGGAGCGGGAATTGGGGGTGCGCGTCACCGATATGTCGGTTGCCGGAGCACGGTTTCTTTACCGCCTGCCGATCACCGGCGCGCTTGGCCTGAACATCACCAAGCAATATCGGCAGGGCGATTGGGATTGGGCCGTGCTGAATGGCGGCGGCAATGATCTCTGGCTTGGCTGCGGCTGCATGCGCTGTGGGGGCAAGCTCGATCGCCTGATTTCCCGGGATGGGCGACGCGGCGCGATCCCCGGCTTTGTCTCGCGCCTCCGTCAAAGC
The nucleotide sequence above comes from Roseovarius mucosus. Encoded proteins:
- a CDS encoding ABC transporter permease, yielding MNLHAIRAIYIYEMKRFFRTILESLLSPVISTTLYFVVFGAAIGGRIQEVEGVSYAAFIVPGLIMLSVMTQAISNASFGIYFPKFIGTIFELLSAPVNFLEIVLGYVGAAATKALMIGSVILITASLFVDLDIQHPWIMVLFLVMICLSFALFGFIIGIWAENFQQLQLIPLLVITPLVFLGGAFYSISMLPPAWQVVTLFNPVVYLISGFRWAFFGVADVGIGYSLLAVAVFFGLCLAAVWMIFKTGYRIKS
- a CDS encoding ABC transporter ATP-binding protein encodes the protein MTAIVTVEGLSKTYKGGFVALNAVTLSIEEGEILALLGPNGAGKTTLISTLCGITTPTGGRASVGGHDIVTGYRAARAMIGLVPQEIALEPFEKVINTVRFSRGLFGRSPDEALIERILRQLSLWDKRNNRIRELSGGMKRRVLIAKALCHEPRVLFLDEPTAGVDVELRRDMWEVVRGLKESGVTIILTTHYLEEAEAMADRIAVINKGEILLIEDKAALMRRMGRKSLRIDLVSPLEHVPEALSGYDLEQAPDGQALIYHYDTRGEGTGITRLLQALAAEGLSVRDIETRQSSLEEIFVGLVREDAA
- a CDS encoding SGNH/GDSL hydrolase family protein; translated protein: MIKHIFRLVLLACTLMTGVSQAQAEPRILVMGDSLLAMHKLTGRSVSSSVERELGVRVTDMSVAGARFLYRLPITGALGLNITKQYRQGDWDWAVLNGGGNDLWLGCGCMRCGGKLDRLISRDGRRGAIPGFVSRLRQSGAQVIYVGYLRTPGITSPVEHCTDEGAEMDRRVALLAGLDRGVHFLPLADMVPHGDRSYHGIDLIHPSFKASRMIGQRIADVIAGNDPGTVSRNRLLTE